GGGCCGGGCACGGGCTGGCAGGGGTCTGTTGTGGGGCAGCCCTCGGCCCGCCACAAGGGAACCCCGGGACCGTCACCACCAGCGGCGGGGCAGGCGTCGCAGGCTCATGTgccagatgaggaaatgggcGCAGAGGACACGCGGGGCCGGGGAGCAGGACTCACAAGTGCCAGAACAGGCATTAGAGTAGGGCCTGGCAGCAGCAGGCGACAGCATTGGCTTTGCAGGCGGGGTGACGGGGCCGAGGGGGCCCCGGGAGATGGTGCTCTCGCCTCCTCCGctcctgcttcctcttcttcccctgtGGGCCAAGCACACCGAGGCCACCAACATGCATGTCCTCTCCCTGCCTCGGGACAGGCCACCAGATGTGCCATTTGTGGTGCCCCCTTCCCTCCAAGACCAAGACCGGGGGCCCCTGTGCAGTGGAGGGTGTGTGCAGGCCCCACAAAACCCCTGCCTCGCCCTGGAGCTCCGGCCCCACACCTCAGGCAGCATCGCTGGTGAGTGCTCCCGCCAGAGCCCGTCCCAGGCCAGGGCCCGTCCAGGCCGCGTCGGGGGCACCCATTGGCCTCCACGGCCAGCAGCCCTCACCGCCAGTCACCAGCTCTGTGGGCAAAGCCCCAGGACTGCGATGCCTGGGGAAAGCCCACAGCACTGGCGCCTGCTGGCAGGACCTGGACAATGACCTCCCCCCCAGGTTGGACCCCGGGAGTGAAACACCGCGGGAGAGGGGGGGGCTCCGCTGGGTCTCAGCAGGAAAGCCACGTCCCCGGGAGCCTAGTGCTCCGGGCAGGGCCTTCTGCTCCCGACCCCTGGAAAGAGCTGCCCAGGGAGCACTTGGAGGACTCGGGTTTACCGGGAGCCGTGGCAGCCCCAGCTCGGGCGTCTGAGGGGGAAGGGACCGCACCCCTTCTTACTCGACCTCAGAGCTGAGCTGGGCCTTGTCaaggtctcagggtggtgagcaGCACATTGGGGCGCAGGCCGCGTGCGGGCTCTGTGCTAGGCTGCGAGGCGGCCTGACGCAGGGGGCACAGCCTCTGCCGCCCCCGTGCTCGGACGCCAGGCCCCTTCCCCGGGACCACACCGGCACCGCTGACCCTTCTAattggaaggggaggaagaggcaaAGCTTTGTCACTGACGCCCCCCAGACACGGTGGGCAGGAGCCAGGCCAGGTGCTGGGCACCGcgtccccctccccagccccaagcAGGCCCTGACCTTCGGGGCAGCGGGTAAATGAGTACCGGGGACGCCGGGGGGCCTCGGGGGGCAGCAGGCCTGGACAGGGCATGCCTTAGTGCTGGTGGGCTTCCTGGGGGAGCTGCACTGGAGACGGGGCTGTGTTCagtgggaggagggctggggggtgcGGCCCAGAGAGGGCTGCCCGCTGGAAGCTCAGCCAAGGAGAGACAGGTGGGGGGCCCTGGgctgccgccccctcccccccctcctggCAGACCACGTGGCCCTGTGTTGCAGGAGAGGTAAGCACGGTGGGGACCATCAACCCGGAGCTGTACAGGGTCCCGGAGGACAGGAGTGAGACTGACTTCCCCGAGGGCTGCCTGGGGCGGCTGTGGTTCTCTATGGAATACCGGCAGGAAGCCGAGTGGCTGCTGGTGGGCTTGATCAAGGCGCGGAGGCTGCGCGCCCCCTCAGAGGCCTGCAGCCCCCTGGTGAAGCTGTACCTGCTGCCCGATGAGCGGCGCTTCCTCCAGTCCAAGACCAAGCGCAAGACCTCCAACCCGCAGTTCGATGAGCACTTCGTCTTCCAGGTAGGACGTCTGGAGCAGGGGGCTGGCctccggcgggggcggggggagtggacGCTGCACAGGTGGGccctggcctcccgggctggggggggaggggacgcTGTGAAGGTGGGCCCCACCACATCGCCCGAGGCCCCAGGCACCAGGGCTCCGCTTTATCCCACCGCCAAGTTGGGACGACAGCCCTGAGCCTGATGGTGGCGCTGGGGAGACCGGAGGGAGGTGTGGGGAGAGGCCCGTGCTCCTCTCCGCCACCCTTGGAGCGCCTCCTGAATGCATGCCAGGCGCTGGCAGCCCTGGCtccggcccgggggcgggggtgggggggtggggtgctcCCGGCCAGGTTCCCGAGGCAAGCAGAGGGCGAGCCCCACTGAGGTCCGCAGCAGGCGGTGCCCTGGCTGCCCGAGCACCGGCCGGCTCAGGGCCGAGGTGCCGAGGCTGCGGGGTCTGGGAGCCCGAGCAGGTGACTGGGGCCCTGATGGGAACCAGCCCTCAGGAGCCACCGTGAGGCCTGGACAAACATGGTCGAGCTGCGCTGGTGAGGGGCGGAGAGGTCTGTGCGTGGCGGAAGTGTGATCCCGAGAGCACGGCCCTGATCCTTGCCCCcttctggggctgggggcaggggctggagccaAAGGCCTGGCAGGGGCCCAGGCAGCAGAACTCACAAGTGACCCTGGTCTTCCCGCACTGTGAGGATCAAGGCCCACAGACCCACGTGGCTCCACGTCCCGCTCACCGACGGGCTCCCGTCCACTCACGACTCCCCGCCCGGTCGCAGCCCCACTGGCTCCGCTCATgcttgggggcaggggcagccgaGGGGGGATGCGGGGAAGTCCGTGCTCACCGACCATCTTCCAAAGGCCAGACGCTGCGATTGGGGTTTTCCAACTCAGAGAGTAGGAATCGTGTCCCCTTTCCAGGTGAGGAGACAAGGCCCAGAGGGATACCCGGGGCGCCCAGCTCAGGGCAGGGTGCGGGACGTCGAGCTGTGATGGAAGGCCAGGTGCCGGGAGGTGCATCTCCTCGTGGGCGAGGGGCGTCCCGTGTCTCAGTgaggccctgggggcggggcggggggctggtcCTCAGCTGCACCGTGCAGGCTCCCGTGTCCCCGGGGGACCAGCGCCTGCGGGGAAGGGTGCCCTGCAGGTGGCGCCCGGCTGCGGGGAGCACAGGTCCCTGGCTGCCACCTCTCCGCACAAGCTCCCGCGtccgcagccgcagccgcccACCAGTCTCTGCACCCACCCAGGCCCAGATCCTCCCATCCCCCAGGTGTCCAGCCAGAGCGTCACCCAGAGGGTCCTCAGATTCTCCGTGTACCACGTGGACAAGCAGAGGAAGCACCAGCTCCTGGGCCAGGTGTTCTTCCCCCTGAAGCACGAGGCCCTGGCAGGTGACCCCCTGCACGTCGTCTGCAGAGACCTGGAGCCCGAGAGCCTAGAGGTACCAATGGCGGTGGCCCGGCGCGTGCCGTGTGTCACACTACTGAGGGCAGCCAGCGGCCTGGCCCTGCAGCCGCTGCAGCATCAGCCTTCGGCACACGGCCCGGGGCCCAGCAAGGGGGACCGAGGGACCAGGGCCTGGGCCGgagctgcagggggtggggggagacactcttgggcccccagggccccctgaGCTGCCTTTGCCTTGGAGACCAGATCCCCTGGAGCACCTGGCAAATCCACACTTAAATTCCCATCCACAACTGACACCTGCGACAGGTGACACCCCAAATGGGCCAGCCATGGGAAGTACTTACTCTCTATCCTCCTGGCCCCCGAGAGGACCTGGGCCACTTGCAAGAGGCTTCGGGATCCCCGAGCCTGGAGTTTGAACCCTCAGCTCTGCTCCTCACTACTGTGTGATCTCAGCCCCTTCCACTGAccagacctcagtttccccaagtaTAAAATGACGGgggtttaaaagagaaaatggggtACATGTGCCTGACTGCTCGG
The genomic region above belongs to Vulpes lagopus strain Blue_001 chromosome 3, ASM1834538v1, whole genome shotgun sequence and contains:
- the LOC121488367 gene encoding synaptotagmin-15-like isoform X1 is translated as MAQQVALMAGGLAGGLLLLLLLLLCGSYCLWKKLRTVPAYEELPGTPSARSLRGPGGRRPGGRRPGGRPPDVPFVVPPSLQDQDRGPLCSGGCVQAPQNPCLALELRPHTSGSIAGEVSTVGTINPELYRVPEDRSETDFPEGCLGRLWFSMEYRQEAEWLLVGLIKARRLRAPSEACSPLVKLYLLPDERRFLQSKTKRKTSNPQFDEHFVFQGLEPKAWQGPRQQNSQVTLVFPHCEDQGPQTHVAPRPAHRRAPVHSRLPARSQPHWLRSCLGAGAAEGGCGEVRAHRPSSKGQTLRLGFSNSESRNRVPFPGPDPPIPQVSSQSVTQRVLRFSVYHVDKQRKHQLLGQVFFPLKHEALAGDPLHVVCRDLEPESLEPPSEFGDLQFCLSYNTCLSRLTVIVLRAKGLRLQGCVGPSVPEEAAHDGQEQEDVGRAGLQLPRVQRDLELLHAPRRAGRCQPQPDSAAGRGSLR
- the LOC121488367 gene encoding synaptotagmin-15-like isoform X2, with the protein product MAGGLAGGLLLLLLLLLCGSYCLWKKLRTVPAYEELPGTPSARSLRGPGGRRPGGRRPGGRPPDVPFVVPPSLQDQDRGPLCSGGCVQAPQNPCLALELRPHTSGSIAGEVSTVGTINPELYRVPEDRSETDFPEGCLGRLWFSMEYRQEAEWLLVGLIKARRLRAPSEACSPLVKLYLLPDERRFLQSKTKRKTSNPQFDEHFVFQGLEPKAWQGPRQQNSQVTLVFPHCEDQGPQTHVAPRPAHRRAPVHSRLPARSQPHWLRSCLGAGAAEGGCGEVRAHRPSSKGQTLRLGFSNSESRNRVPFPGPDPPIPQVSSQSVTQRVLRFSVYHVDKQRKHQLLGQVFFPLKHEALAGDPLHVVCRDLEPESLEPPSEFGDLQFCLSYNTCLSRLTVIVLRAKGLRLQGCVGPSVPEEAAHDGQEQEDVGRAGLQLPRVQRDLELLHAPRRAGRCQPQPDSAAGRGSLR